One genomic region from Panthera tigris isolate Pti1 chromosome D1, P.tigris_Pti1_mat1.1, whole genome shotgun sequence encodes:
- the LOC102957744 gene encoding olfactory receptor 4P4-like — MGHENITEFILLGLFSDEDAKIACFVLFSLCYIAILSGNLLVLLTIRGSRLSEQPMYFFLSYLSFMDVCFTSTVAPKLITDLLAQRKTISYNSCMAQMFYAHFFGATEIFILVAMAYDRYAAICRPLHYMVIMSRPVCYIIVMASIIGAFIHSVLHVLIMVELPFCGPNRIDHYFCDVFPLLKLACMDTSLLVIVIITTTGVMSILTFVALVISYLIILSTLRTRSSQGRRKALSTCSSHITVVFLFFLPLIFTYVPVADSVSNDKVFALFYTMIAPMFNPLIYTLRNTDMKNAMRKVWCWRKRSEGK; from the coding sequence ATGGGACATGAAAACATCACAGAATTTATCCTCCTGGGACTTTTCAGTGATGAGGATGCAAAGATTGCCTGCTTTGTGCTGTTCTCGCTTTGCTATATTGCAATTCTCTCCGGAAACCTGCTCGTTCTTCTCACCATCAGGGGCAGCCGCCTCAGTGAACAgcccatgtactttttcctgaGCTACCTGTCTTTCATGGATGTCTGCTTCACCTCCACAGTGGCCCCCAAACTGATCACAGATCTGCTGGCCCAGCGGAAGACTATCTCTTACAACAGCTGCATGGCCCAGATGTTTTATGCCCACTTCTTTGGTGCCACTGAGATCTTCATCTTGGTGGCCATGGCCTATGACCGTTATGCAGCCATCTGCAGACCCCTTCACTATATGGTCATCATGAGCAGACCGGTGTGCTATATCATTGTGATGGCCTCAATTATCGGAGCATTCATCCATTCAGTCCTCCACGTATTGATTATGGTCGAACTTCCCTTCTGTGGCCCCAATCGGATAGACCACTATTTCTGTGATGTTTTCCCCTTGCTGAAGCTGGCTTGCATGGACACTAGCCTGTTGGTTATTGTGATCATTACCACCACAGGAGTGATGTCCATTTTGACCTTTGTTGCCTTGGTAATTTCTTACCTCATCATCCTGTCCACCCTGAGGACCCGCTCATCCCAGGGCCGCCGCAAAGCCCTCTCTACCTGCAGCTCTCACATCACTGTCGTGTTCCTGTTCTTCCTGCCCCTCATCTTCACGTATGTCCCTGTGGCTGATTCTGTCAGTAACGACAAAGTTTTTGCCCTGTTTTACACCATGATTGCTCCCATGTTCAACCCTCTCATCTACACGCTGAGAAACACAGACATGAAGAACGCCATGAGGAAAGTGTGGTGTTGGCGCAAACGTTCTGAAGGGAAATGA
- the LOC102955767 gene encoding olfactory receptor 4S2 — protein sequence MEKINNVTEFIFWGLSQNLEVEKVCFVVFSFFYTVILLGNLLIMLTIYRGKLFGSPMYFFLSYLSFVDICYSSVTAPKMIVDLLAKSKTISYVGCMLQLFGVHFFGCTEIFILTVMAYDRYVAICKPLHYSTIMGCDRCNKMLLGTWIGGFLHSIIQVALVVPLPFCGPNEIDHYFCDIHPVLKLACTDTYIIGVVVTANSGTIALGSFVILIISYTIILVSLRKHSAESRRKALSTCGSHIAVVIIFFGPCTFMYMRPDTTFSEDKMVAVFYTIITPMLNPLIYTLRNAEVKNAMKRLWGRKVFPEANGK from the coding sequence atggaaaaaataaacaatgtaactGAATTCATTTTCTGGGGTCTTTCTCAGAACCTAGAAGTTGAAAAGGTTTGTTTcgtggtgttttctttcttctacacgGTCATTCTTCTGGGAAACCTCCTCATCATGCTGACCATTTACAGGGGCAAGCTTTTCGGGTCTCCTATGTATTTCTTCCTCAGCTACTTGTCTTTTGTGGATATTTGTTACTCTTCGGTCACAGCTCCTAAGATGATTGTTGACCTGTTGGCCAAGAGCAAAACTATCTCCTATGTGGGGTGCATGTTGCAACTCTTTGGGGTACATTTCTTTGGTTGCACTGAGATCTTCATCCTGACCGTAATGGCCTATGATCGTTATGTGGCTATCTGTAAACCCCTACACTATTCGACCATCATGGGCTGTGACAGATGCAATAAAATGTTGCTGGGGACGTGGATAGGGGGGTTCTTACACTCCATTATCCAAGTGGCTCTGGTAGTCCCGTTACCCTTTTGTGGACCCAATGAGATCGATCACTACTTTTGTGATATCCACCCTGTGCTGAAACTTGCCtgcacagacacatacatcatTGGTGTTGTGGTGACAGCCAACAGTGGTACCATTGCTCTGGGGAGCTTTGTTATCTTGATCATTTCCTATACCATCATCCTGGTGTCCCTGAGAAAGCACTCAGCAGAAAGCAGGCGCAAAGCACTCTCCACCTGTGGCTCCCACATTGCTGTGGTCATCATCTTTTTTGGTCCCTGTACCTTCATGTATATGCGCCCTGATACTACCTTTTCAGAGGATAAGATGGTGGCTGTATTTTACACCATTATCACCCCCATGTTAAATCCCCTGATTTATACACTGAGAAATGCGGAAGTGAAGAATGCAATGAAAAGACTGTGGGGCAGGAAGGTTTTCCCAGAAGCTAATGGTAAGTAG
- the LOC102955489 gene encoding olfactory receptor 4C16-like: MRLNNNVTEFILLGLTQDPVRKKIVFVTFLLFYLGTLLGNFLIITTIKTSRALGSPMYFFLFHLSLSDTCFCSSVAPRMIVDAFLKKSTISFSECMIQVFSFHFFGCLEIFILILMAADRYVAICKPLHYTTIMSRRVCAVLVAMAWVGSCVHSLAQIFLALSLPFCGPNVIDHYFCDLQPLLRLACTDTYVINLLLVSNSGAICTLSFVMLMCSYVNILYSLRNHSAEGRRKALSTCVSHIIVVILFFGPCIFIYTRPATTFPMDKMIAVFYTLGTPLINPLIYTLRNAEVKNAMRKLWKKKLILDDKR, from the coding sequence ATGCGGCTGAATAATAATGTGACAGAGTTCATTCTCCTTGGGTTGACCCAGGATCCTGTTAGGAAGAAAATAGTGTTTGTCACTTTCTTGCTTTTCTATTTGGGGACATTGCTGGGTAACTTTCTGATCATTACTACTATCAAGACCAGCCGGGCCCTCGGGAGTCCaatgtacttcttccttttccacttGTCCTTATCTGACACCTGTTTCTGTAGTTCTGTAGCCCCTAGAATGATTGTGGATGCCTTTTTGAAGAAGAGCACTATCTCTTTCAGTGAGTGCATGATACAGGTCTTCTCGTTCCATTTCTTTGGCTGCCTGGAGATCTTCATTCTTATCCTCATGGCCGctgaccgctatgtggccatctgtaagCCCCTGCACTACACAACCATCATGAGTCGACGAGTCTGTGCTGTGCTGGTGGCTATGGCCTGGGTGGGGTCCTGTGTACATTCTTTAGCTCAGATTTTTCTGGCCTTGAGTTTACCCTTCTGTGGTCCCAATGTGATCGATCACTATTTTTGTGACTTGCAGCCATTGTTGAGGCTCGCCTGTACAGACACTTACGTAATCAACCTACTCTTGGTGTCCAATAGCGGGGCCATTTGTACCCTGAGTTTTGTCATGCTGATGTGCTCCTATGTTAATATCTTGTATTCTCTGAGAAACCACAGTGCTGAAGGGAGGAGAAAAGCCCTCTCCACCTGTGTCTCCCACATCATTGTGGTCATCTTGTTCTTCGGTCCttgcatatttatatacacacgCCCTGCAACCACCTTCCCCATGGATAAGATGATAGCTGTGTTTTATACACTTGGAACACCTTTGATCAATCCTCTGATTTACACACTGAGGAATGCAGAAGTGAAAAACGCCATGAGGAAGTTATGGAAGAAGAAGTTAATCTTAGATGACAAAAGATGA